The Chelonia mydas isolate rCheMyd1 chromosome 1, rCheMyd1.pri.v2, whole genome shotgun sequence nucleotide sequence tgggagctgcaggtccccAAAGCCTTGAGCCGGGCGTCCTtcgtggggaggctgaagatggccctgaggatctggataTAGGACACAGCGATAAAAATCATATCCAGACCCCTGACACAGAGTACCACAAAGAGGCCATAGTAACTACTGACGCGGGTGTCGccacaggccagcttcaccacggcTATGTGCTCGCAGTACGAgtgggggatgatgttggttctgcaatatggccactgccTCGCCAGGAGGAGAAAGGGCAGTACGAGCATGCCGCCACGCAGCACCAAGGCGAGTCCAATCTTGGCCACCACGAGGTTTGTtaggatggtggaatgtctcaggggatcacAGATGGCCACATAGCGATCATATGCCATGGCCACGAAGATCCCAGAATCTATCACTGAGAAGCAGTGAAGGAaatacatctgggtgaggcaggcactgaaatcgatctccctggaattgaaccagaagatgctcagcattttgggcagggtGGATGTAGACAGGCCCAGGTcggtgacagccagcatgcagaggaaatagtacatgggcccatggaggcttgGTTCTGTCTTGACGATGAACAGGATGATGAAGTTTCCCAAGACGGCTACGATGTACATGGtggagaaggggatggagatccagacatgggccgcctctaggccaggaatgcccagcaggatgaaggtggaggggttggtgaagtcggttGTGTTGGCATCTGACATGGAGTAAGGGAGAAGGTGTTCAACTCTGAGGCGTTCCCAGGGCCCAGAGTGATGTTCGCAGTACAAAAGCCTGGATGAAGAGACAATGTTAATATGAGCCACTACATGCCCTACTGGATACTTTCCCCATGGGTGAAGCAGATTGGTCGCTGGAGCAGCTcttgggggcagctggcagagcacaaaggaaaggaggacttgtggcaccttagagactaacacatttatttgagcataagcttttgtgagctacagctcacttcatcggatgcatgcagtggaaaatacagtggggagatttatatacgcagagaacatgatacaatgggtgttaccatacacactgtaaccagag carries:
- the LOC119565116 gene encoding olfactory receptor 52M1-like, giving the protein MSDANTTDFTNPSTFILLGIPGLEAAHVWISIPFSTMYIVAVLGNFIILFIVKTEPSLHGPMYYFLCMLAVTDLGLSTSTLPKMLSIFWFNSREIDFSACLTQMYFLHCFSVIDSGIFVAMAYDRYVAICDPLRHSTILTNLVVAKIGLALVLRGGMLVLPFLLLARQWPYCRTNIIPHSYCEHIAVVKLACGDTRVSSYYGLFVVLCVRGLDMIFIAVSYIQILRAIFSLPTKDARLKALGTCSSHLCAILTFYIPGLFSSLTHRFGQNVPLYFHILVANMYLLVPPTLNPIIYGVRTKQIRGRLLQLFTHKGI